A region from the Flavobacterium enshiense genome encodes:
- a CDS encoding DUF4835 family protein, which yields MRNWILFGLLFVSLFGYSQELKCTVKVNYDQITSANVQIFKTLERSLGEFVNNTKWSTKNFANNERIDCSMFITIQSYDSNDFQCTLQVQSSRPVFNSTYTSPVFNFNDKEFNFRYVEFENFVYNPNSYDSNLVAMVAFYANIIIGLDADTFSNQGGTKYLEAASNMANLAQSSGSAGWTQTEKKQNRYYLINDLLSNTFTPYREALYEYHQLGMDKMAEDQKTAKQNISKAIKTVSKIHSVRPNAFITRVFFDAKADEIVYIFSGGPSVDITDLSDTLNRISPLNSSKWNNIKY from the coding sequence ATGCGTAATTGGATTCTTTTCGGACTTTTATTTGTTTCACTTTTTGGTTATAGCCAAGAGTTGAAATGTACTGTAAAGGTTAATTATGATCAGATTACATCGGCTAATGTGCAGATATTTAAGACGTTGGAGCGTTCGTTGGGAGAGTTTGTAAATAATACCAAATGGTCTACTAAAAACTTCGCCAATAATGAACGTATCGATTGCAGCATGTTCATCACTATTCAGTCGTACGATTCTAATGATTTTCAGTGTACGCTTCAGGTGCAGTCCTCAAGACCTGTTTTTAATTCAACATATACATCACCTGTTTTTAACTTTAATGATAAAGAGTTTAACTTCAGATATGTAGAATTTGAAAACTTTGTTTACAATCCAAATAGCTATGATTCTAATTTAGTAGCTATGGTGGCTTTTTATGCTAATATAATTATAGGTTTGGATGCCGATACTTTTTCAAATCAGGGAGGTACCAAATACCTGGAAGCTGCTTCCAATATGGCGAACCTTGCCCAGTCAAGCGGTTCTGCCGGTTGGACACAAACTGAAAAAAAGCAAAATAGATATTACCTGATTAACGATTTGCTGTCAAACACTTTTACGCCTTATCGTGAAGCCTTATATGAATACCATCAGTTGGGTATGGATAAAATGGCGGAAGATCAGAAAACGGCTAAGCAAAATATTTCTAAAGCCATTAAAACGGTTTCCAAAATACATTCTGTTCGTCCGAATGCTTTTATAACAAGAGTCTTTTTTGACGCTAAGGCTGATGAAATCGTGTACATTTTCTCAGGAGGACCTAGTGTTGACATCACTGATTTATCGGATACCCTCAACAGGATTTCTCCTTTAAATTCCTCAAAATGGAATAATATAAAATACTAA
- a CDS encoding DUF6913 domain-containing protein: MFLRFMKDFVIKNLIKKSLLNYKPDVIQEKIQTVGLLIDESYFTKESELIEGLVAGGIPRNAIDVLIYKDQVKKKETFENPFFSRRNVSFKGEFQKKEVSDFIQKPVDMLISYYDVEKPILKLVTLQSKAGFKVGFSTIDKRLNSFMIGTEAEKHQEFVSELFKYLKILNKV; encoded by the coding sequence ATGTTTTTAAGATTTATGAAGGATTTTGTGATTAAAAATTTGATTAAAAAATCCTTGTTAAATTATAAGCCGGATGTTATTCAGGAAAAAATACAGACTGTCGGATTACTTATTGACGAGAGTTATTTTACAAAAGAAAGTGAACTGATTGAGGGACTCGTTGCCGGAGGTATTCCTCGGAACGCGATTGATGTTTTGATATATAAGGATCAGGTTAAAAAAAAGGAAACTTTTGAAAATCCTTTTTTCTCCAGAAGAAATGTTTCATTTAAAGGGGAATTTCAAAAAAAAGAAGTATCTGATTTTATTCAGAAACCGGTTGATATGCTGATCAGCTATTATGATGTCGAAAAACCGATACTTAAATTGGTTACGTTACAGTCAAAAGCGGGGTTTAAGGTTGGATTTTCCACAATAGATAAACGACTGAACAGTTTTATGATAGGAACCGAGGCGGAAAAACATCAGGAATTTGTTTCCGAGTTATTCAAATATTTAAAAATTTTAAACAAAGTATAA
- a CDS encoding outer membrane protein assembly factor BamD, whose product MNKFLYFLLFSVLFVSCSPYQKALKSEDLAYKYEIATQKYEKGKYEKAIRLFEQIAGPNRGKPQAEKLFYMFAQSYYKTEQYYLAGYQFESFAATYPKSTHREEAYFLSAKSYSMLSPVYSLDQVDTDKAIDKLQTFINAYPKSAHYDEANKIIAELRDKLEKKAFEIAKAYGLIENPINDYKAGITALDNFISDYPGSNHKEEALYYKLEFCYNYAMKSVASKMEERLNNAKFAYSGLVRYKGDTKYKKEADEMLANIDKELQKFSK is encoded by the coding sequence ATGAACAAATTTTTATATTTTTTACTTTTTTCAGTATTGTTTGTTTCTTGCAGTCCTTATCAAAAAGCTTTAAAATCAGAGGATTTGGCTTATAAATATGAAATAGCAACCCAGAAATACGAAAAAGGGAAATATGAAAAAGCCATCCGTTTATTCGAGCAGATAGCAGGTCCTAACCGAGGTAAGCCTCAGGCTGAAAAATTGTTTTACATGTTTGCACAATCGTATTATAAAACAGAACAGTATTATTTGGCTGGTTATCAGTTTGAATCATTCGCTGCAACATACCCTAAAAGTACACACAGAGAGGAAGCTTATTTTTTATCAGCTAAATCGTATTCAATGTTGTCTCCGGTTTATTCGTTAGATCAGGTAGATACTGATAAAGCTATTGATAAATTGCAAACGTTTATTAATGCTTATCCAAAATCTGCACATTATGACGAGGCAAACAAAATTATTGCTGAACTAAGGGATAAATTAGAAAAAAAGGCTTTTGAAATTGCTAAAGCCTACGGTTTGATTGAAAATCCTATAAATGATTATAAAGCTGGAATAACAGCTCTGGATAATTTCATTTCGGATTATCCGGGTTCTAATCACAAAGAAGAAGCGTTGTATTACAAATTGGAATTCTGTTACAATTACGCAATGAAAAGTGTAGCTTCCAAGATGGAAGAGCGTTTGAACAATGCGAAATTCGCTTATTCAGGGTTAGTGCGCTATAAAGGAGATACAAAATATAAAAAAGAAGCTGACGAAATGTTAGCAAATATTGATAAAGAATTACAAAAATTTTCTAAATAA
- the dapA gene encoding 4-hydroxy-tetrahydrodipicolinate synthase — protein MQSFMGTGVALVTPFKKDFSVDVEALKRIVNYVIDGGVEYLVVLGTTAESATLSSEEKELVISTIKEANNGRLPLVLGVGGNNTAKVVEELKTRDFSGFSALLSVSPYYNKPTQEGIYQHFKMVAEASPLPVILYNVPGRTASNMLPSTVMRLANDFKNVIGIKEAAGDIVQAMKLIQDKPKDFLVISGDDMITLPMVLAGGAGVISVIGEGFPKEFSEMVRLGLQRKVDEAYKLHYLLADSIDMIFEQGNPGGIKEIFKSLGLSENTLRLPLVNVNEDLANRLDAFVKKIVN, from the coding sequence ATGCAATCATTTATGGGAACGGGTGTTGCTTTGGTAACCCCATTTAAAAAGGATTTTTCTGTTGACGTAGAAGCGCTTAAAAGAATCGTAAATTATGTTATTGACGGAGGTGTGGAATATTTGGTTGTTCTGGGAACCACTGCCGAATCAGCAACCCTTAGTTCTGAAGAAAAAGAATTGGTTATCAGTACCATTAAAGAGGCTAACAACGGAAGATTGCCGTTGGTTTTAGGTGTTGGAGGAAATAATACAGCGAAAGTGGTTGAGGAGTTAAAGACTAGAGATTTTTCAGGTTTTTCGGCTTTACTTTCAGTTTCTCCATATTATAATAAGCCTACCCAGGAAGGGATTTATCAGCATTTCAAGATGGTTGCAGAAGCTTCTCCGCTGCCTGTAATTTTGTATAATGTGCCTGGAAGAACTGCGAGTAATATGTTGCCTTCAACGGTAATGCGTCTGGCGAATGATTTTAAAAATGTTATCGGGATTAAAGAAGCGGCGGGAGATATTGTTCAGGCGATGAAACTAATTCAGGATAAACCTAAGGATTTCCTTGTGATTTCTGGAGACGACATGATTACACTTCCTATGGTTTTGGCCGGTGGGGCAGGTGTTATCTCGGTTATCGGAGAAGGTTTTCCGAAAGAATTCTCAGAGATGGTTCGTTTGGGATTACAGAGAAAAGTAGACGAAGCTTATAAATTGCATTATTTATTGGCTGACAGTATTGATATGATTTTTGAACAGGGAAATCCTGGAGGGATAAAAGAAATTTTCAAATCGTTAGGCTTGTCGGAGAACACATTGCGTTTACCGTTGGTGAACGTTAACGAAGATTTAGCAAATCGACTTGATGCTTTTGTAAAGAAAATTGTAAATTAG
- a CDS encoding ferritin — MLSKTIQEAINKQIKVEADSSQIYLAMASWAEVQGFEGISAFMYKQSDEERMHMLKLVKYANQRGGEAEIPAVLHPVLDCSSFKALFTQLYEHEVMVSTSINELVHVSLEERDYATHNFLQWYVSEQIEEEATARTILDKINLIGDDKGGLYLFDNDMKSFSGNGNGA, encoded by the coding sequence ATGTTATCTAAAACTATTCAGGAGGCGATTAATAAACAGATTAAGGTAGAGGCAGATTCTTCACAAATTTATTTGGCAATGGCGTCTTGGGCTGAAGTTCAGGGCTTTGAAGGTATTTCTGCATTTATGTACAAACAGTCAGATGAAGAGCGTATGCACATGCTTAAATTGGTGAAGTATGCCAATCAGCGTGGTGGAGAAGCGGAAATCCCGGCGGTACTACATCCGGTGTTAGATTGTTCATCATTTAAAGCACTGTTTACACAATTGTATGAGCATGAGGTTATGGTTTCAACGAGCATTAACGAATTAGTACATGTTTCGTTGGAAGAGCGCGATTATGCAACGCATAATTTCTTACAATGGTATGTTTCAGAACAAATAGAAGAAGAAGCAACGGCTCGAACGATTTTGGATAAAATAAACCTGATTGGTGATGATAAGGGTGGTTTGTATCTGTTTGATAATGATATGAAAAGTTTTAGCGGTAACGGAAACGGAGCTTAA
- a CDS encoding DNA-directed RNA polymerase subunit omega has protein sequence MDLKKTTAPVNTVTYNKSKIEEPTGNVYEAITIMARRANQINSEIKKELIDKLEEFATYNDSLEEIFENKEQIEVSKFYEKLPKPHALAVQEWLEGKIYYRDSNQQ, from the coding sequence ATGGATTTAAAGAAGACTACAGCTCCTGTAAACACGGTTACCTACAATAAAAGTAAAATCGAAGAGCCAACGGGAAATGTGTATGAAGCGATTACTATTATGGCAAGAAGAGCTAATCAAATCAATTCTGAAATCAAAAAAGAATTGATTGATAAGTTGGAGGAGTTTGCTACTTACAATGATAGTCTTGAAGAAATCTTCGAAAACAAAGAGCAAATCGAAGTTTCGAAGTTTTACGAAAAGTTGCCAAAACCACATGCATTAGCAGTTCAAGAGTGGTTAGAGGGTAAAATCTATTACAGAGATTCTAATCAACAATAA
- the coaBC gene encoding bifunctional phosphopantothenoylcysteine decarboxylase/phosphopantothenate--cysteine ligase CoaBC — protein sequence MSVLSGKKVLLGVSGGIAAYKTATLVRLLIKAGAQVQVIMTPASKDFVTPLTLSTLSKNPVYATFINEEEEEAEWNNHVDFGLWADLMLIAPATANTLSKMVNGNCDNLLIATYLSAKCPVYFAPAMDLDMYKHPSTLANFEALQNFGNIMIPAESGELASGLSGEGRMAEPENIVAFLEKDIESKLPLKGKKILVTAGPTYEAIDPVRFVGNHSTGKMGFDIAEAAADLGAEVILVSGPTHLQLKHGLVKVERVTSAQEMYDVCHRYFNDVDVAVAAAAVADYRPKNVASQKIKKNDEAFSIELEKTKDILASLGEIKKHQFLIGFALETENEIEHAKQKIQKKNLDLIVLNSLNDEGAGFGKATNKVTFIDKNFVIEPMDLKSKEEVARDIVNKIIKQYA from the coding sequence ATGTCTGTTTTAAGCGGTAAAAAAGTATTACTCGGTGTTTCCGGAGGGATAGCCGCATATAAAACAGCAACGTTAGTTAGACTACTTATAAAAGCAGGTGCTCAGGTTCAGGTAATCATGACACCTGCTTCTAAAGATTTTGTTACTCCGCTAACGCTGTCCACGCTTTCCAAAAATCCGGTTTACGCTACTTTTATCAATGAAGAGGAAGAGGAAGCTGAATGGAACAATCACGTGGATTTTGGACTTTGGGCCGACTTGATGCTCATTGCTCCAGCAACTGCCAACACACTTTCCAAAATGGTGAACGGCAATTGCGACAATCTCTTAATCGCTACTTATTTATCGGCAAAATGTCCGGTTTATTTTGCACCTGCAATGGACCTGGATATGTACAAACACCCATCTACATTAGCTAATTTTGAAGCTTTGCAGAATTTTGGAAATATCATGATTCCAGCAGAAAGCGGTGAATTAGCCAGCGGACTTTCAGGTGAGGGCAGAATGGCAGAACCGGAAAACATTGTTGCCTTTCTTGAAAAAGATATTGAGAGTAAACTCCCTTTAAAAGGAAAAAAAATATTGGTTACGGCCGGGCCTACTTATGAAGCCATCGATCCGGTGCGCTTTGTTGGAAATCATTCCACGGGAAAAATGGGATTTGATATTGCTGAGGCCGCAGCCGATTTAGGTGCGGAAGTCATCCTTGTTTCCGGGCCTACCCATCTTCAGTTAAAGCATGGTTTGGTAAAGGTCGAAAGAGTAACTTCTGCTCAGGAAATGTATGATGTTTGTCACCGATACTTTAACGACGTTGATGTGGCTGTAGCTGCTGCTGCTGTAGCGGACTACCGTCCAAAAAATGTAGCTTCACAGAAAATAAAAAAGAACGATGAAGCGTTTTCCATCGAATTGGAAAAGACAAAAGATATCCTTGCTTCGCTTGGTGAAATAAAAAAACATCAGTTTTTAATCGGATTTGCTTTGGAAACGGAGAATGAAATTGAACACGCTAAGCAAAAAATTCAGAAAAAAAACTTAGATTTGATTGTTCTTAATTCGTTAAATGATGAAGGGGCCGGTTTTGGGAAAGCAACCAATAAGGTAACTTTTATCGATAAGAACTTTGTAATTGAACCTATGGATTTAAAATCCAAAGAAGAAGTAGCTCGGGACATCGTTAATAAAATAATAAAACAGTATGCGTAA
- the recN gene encoding DNA repair protein RecN translates to MLTHLTIKNFALIEQLEMNFSGQLSIITGETGAGKSILLGALGLVLGKRADLTSLKDKEQKCVIEAQFKIDKYNLRSFFSDNDLDYEDLTIIRREILPSGKSRAFVNDSPVNLNELQELGEFLLDIHSQNQTRELSEEAYQIQILDAVAGNSEVLRQYSVQLSEYKSVKSQLKKLISEKDALTKEQDYNSFLLEELLAANLKAGEQSELENIYEKLNNVEFIKEALDKSIALTNEEQIGIIQSIKEVKASLQKISGLTPEFSELAERVSSLLIEFDDISNELYNQSEKLINDPEQLDLVHQKLQTIYSLQKKHQVNTVEELLEIQNNLDSKVVLADDLENTINKLENEILKHVERLDVLADSISANRRNAVPILTDKITSVLAQLGMPNARFQFEIKSSDTYTALGKDEVLLLFSANKGTDFGLLKKVASGGELSRIMLAVKSILAEYSKLPTIIFDEIDTGVSGEIAHKMGDIMKAMSAQMQVFAITHLPQIAAKGQQHYKVFKSAFGESTISELKLLSEEERIAEIAEMLSGKDISDSALNHAKALLN, encoded by the coding sequence ATGCTTACACACTTAACTATCAAGAACTTCGCGCTGATTGAACAGTTGGAAATGAATTTTTCCGGACAATTGTCTATCATTACCGGGGAAACAGGTGCAGGAAAGTCTATTCTTTTAGGAGCTTTGGGTTTGGTTTTAGGCAAACGGGCAGATTTGACTTCCTTAAAGGACAAAGAGCAAAAGTGTGTAATAGAAGCACAGTTTAAGATTGATAAATACAATTTAAGATCTTTTTTCTCAGATAATGATTTGGATTATGAAGATCTTACCATTATCAGAAGGGAAATTCTCCCTTCCGGAAAATCAAGGGCATTTGTAAATGACAGTCCGGTAAATCTGAATGAATTACAGGAATTGGGTGAATTTCTACTTGATATCCATTCACAAAATCAAACAAGAGAATTATCGGAAGAAGCTTATCAGATTCAGATTTTGGACGCTGTTGCCGGGAATTCTGAAGTTTTAAGACAATATAGTGTTCAATTATCAGAGTACAAATCGGTTAAGAGTCAGTTAAAGAAACTGATTTCTGAAAAAGATGCCTTGACAAAAGAACAGGATTACAATTCTTTTTTACTTGAAGAGTTGCTTGCTGCCAATTTAAAAGCGGGTGAGCAATCCGAACTTGAGAATATTTATGAAAAGCTCAATAATGTTGAGTTTATAAAAGAAGCTTTGGATAAATCTATTGCTTTGACTAATGAAGAGCAAATCGGAATCATCCAAAGCATAAAGGAAGTAAAAGCTTCACTGCAAAAAATATCTGGTTTGACACCTGAATTCAGTGAGTTGGCAGAACGAGTGTCCTCTTTGTTGATTGAATTTGACGATATTTCAAACGAACTTTACAATCAATCTGAAAAGCTGATCAACGATCCGGAGCAGCTTGATTTGGTTCATCAAAAATTGCAAACCATTTATTCCCTGCAAAAGAAGCATCAGGTGAATACCGTGGAAGAGTTGCTTGAGATTCAAAATAATCTGGATTCTAAGGTTGTTTTAGCCGACGATTTGGAGAATACGATCAATAAATTAGAGAATGAAATTCTGAAACATGTTGAAAGGCTCGATGTGTTGGCGGATTCAATTTCAGCCAACAGAAGAAACGCTGTGCCAATTTTAACGGATAAGATTACTTCTGTGCTTGCGCAACTCGGAATGCCAAATGCCCGTTTTCAGTTTGAAATTAAGTCATCAGATACTTATACTGCTTTAGGAAAAGACGAAGTTCTGTTGTTATTCTCAGCAAATAAAGGAACTGATTTTGGTCTGTTGAAAAAAGTAGCCTCAGGCGGGGAATTATCACGAATTATGCTAGCTGTAAAATCGATTTTGGCTGAATATTCCAAATTGCCGACCATCATTTTTGATGAAATCGATACCGGAGTGTCTGGGGAGATTGCTCATAAAATGGGGGATATCATGAAAGCGATGAGTGCTCAAATGCAGGTTTTTGCCATTACACATCTGCCTCAAATAGCTGCTAAAGGGCAGCAACACTATAAAGTATTTAAATCGGCTTTTGGTGAAAGTACGATTTCCGAATTGAAGTTACTTTCTGAAGAAGAAAGAATTGCTGAAATTGCCGAAATGCTGTCAGGTAAAGACATTTCTGATTCGGCGCTAAATCATGCAAAAGCGTTGTTGAATTAA